The following are from one region of the Cloacibacterium normanense genome:
- a CDS encoding SIR2 family protein has product MDNEKILKIIESSHFNFLIGSGASRNYLDTLSNIEELLTDLENETQENKSQKWYKVLEASIKFWYYEKCIKGNTKLIDNEFELSKEKLLDFNETLNNYINFLQALNIIVLKRKNNLLPKEVNIFTTNMDLFFDKNLDKLGLEFNDGFSGKFSQTFDTSNYQKSFFKNSSQYNISSELPLFNLFKLHGSITWDKSNEKEIKYNPNCDVLKILNKITLPKEHIISLISESNNEKEIKIKHKNYSELKKEVSSKKFEDFDITLFENFVTEYDKLVMINPTKEKFENTTLRLEYYEQIRMYSNILERENSVLFVTGFSFADEHIREITRRALNSNPTLLVIVFNFNESGKKEIENLFTKLKYKNLYTEFIGYDFKKVANSVFLKIAEELDLSIRIKASEDNNSKKENIKTRLTDEEQDK; this is encoded by the coding sequence ATGGATAATGAAAAAATTTTAAAAATTATAGAAAGTAGTCATTTCAACTTTTTAATTGGCTCTGGAGCCTCAAGAAATTATTTAGATACCCTTTCTAATATTGAAGAACTTCTTACCGATTTAGAAAATGAAACTCAAGAAAATAAATCACAAAAATGGTATAAAGTTTTAGAAGCTTCTATCAAATTTTGGTATTATGAAAAATGTATAAAGGGTAATACTAAACTGATTGATAACGAATTTGAGTTATCCAAAGAAAAATTACTAGATTTCAATGAAACATTAAATAACTATATAAATTTTCTACAAGCACTTAATATTATAGTACTTAAACGTAAAAATAATTTACTTCCAAAAGAAGTCAATATTTTTACAACTAATATGGATTTATTCTTTGATAAAAATTTAGACAAATTAGGATTAGAATTTAACGATGGTTTTAGTGGAAAATTTAGTCAAACATTTGACACTTCAAATTATCAAAAGTCATTTTTTAAAAATAGCTCACAATACAACATTAGTTCTGAATTACCACTCTTTAACCTTTTTAAACTTCACGGCTCTATAACTTGGGATAAAAGCAATGAAAAAGAAATAAAATATAATCCGAATTGTGATGTATTAAAAATCTTAAATAAAATTACATTACCCAAAGAACATATTATTTCTTTAATATCCGAATCGAATAATGAAAAAGAAATTAAAATTAAGCACAAAAATTACTCAGAATTAAAAAAAGAAGTTTCTAGTAAAAAATTTGAAGATTTTGACATTACACTGTTTGAAAATTTTGTTACAGAATATGATAAACTTGTAATGATTAATCCTACTAAAGAAAAATTTGAAAACACGACATTAAGGCTTGAGTATTATGAGCAAATCAGAATGTATTCAAATATTTTAGAAAGAGAAAATTCTGTTCTTTTTGTCACAGGATTCTCATTTGCTGATGAACATATAAGAGAAATTACAAGAAGAGCTTTAAATTCAAATCCTACTTTATTGGTTATTGTATTCAATTTTAATGAGTCTGGAAAAAAAGAGATTGAAAATCTATTTACAAAACTAAAATACAAAAATTTATATACCGAATTCATAGGTTATGATTTCAAAAAAGTTGCTAATTCTGTTTTTTTAAAAATTGCTGAAGAACTTGATTTGTCTATTAGGATTAAAGCATCAGAAGATAATAATTCTAAAAAAGAAAATATAAAAACTAGATTAACTGATGAAGAACAAGATAAATAA
- the mtaB gene encoding tRNA (N(6)-L-threonylcarbamoyladenosine(37)-C(2))-methylthiotransferase MtaB, with amino-acid sequence MENFTKKTAAFHTLGCKLNFAETSTIARQLTGAGYQKVSFDDAANVYIINTCSVTDNADKECKLHVKRAMKANPDGLVVIVGCYAQLKPEEISAIEGVDLVLGAKEKFNILSYLEDLEKSEQHAEVHSCEIEETDFFIGSYSIGDRTRAFLKVQDGCDYKCTYCTIPLARGISRSDTVENVVKNAKEIAEKDIKEIVLTGVNIGDYGKGEFGNKKHEHTFLDLVKELNKVEGIERIRISSIEPNLLKDETIDLVAESKSFVPHFHIPLQSGSDDLLKKMKRRYLTKLYSDRVSKIREVMPDAAIGVDVVVGFPGETEEKFLETYNFINELPITYLHVFTYSERENTEAVEMEGVVPIAERKKRNKMLRILSEKKKMAFYQTQLGKTLPVLWEHEEKDGKMFGFTENYVRVQKPFDASSINQIEMVKLDKIQPDGTVSISPIFEEFLAKV; translated from the coding sequence ATGGAAAATTTCACTAAAAAAACCGCTGCTTTTCACACGCTGGGTTGCAAACTGAACTTTGCGGAAACCTCTACTATTGCCAGACAATTGACTGGTGCAGGTTACCAAAAAGTAAGTTTTGACGATGCTGCGAATGTTTATATCATCAATACTTGTTCTGTAACTGATAATGCTGACAAGGAATGTAAACTTCATGTAAAACGTGCGATGAAAGCCAATCCTGATGGTTTGGTGGTGATAGTTGGTTGTTATGCTCAACTAAAACCCGAAGAAATTTCTGCGATTGAAGGCGTAGATTTGGTTTTGGGCGCCAAAGAAAAATTCAATATTTTAAGTTATCTCGAAGATTTAGAAAAATCTGAACAGCACGCCGAAGTTCACTCTTGCGAAATAGAAGAAACAGACTTTTTCATCGGTAGTTATTCTATTGGCGACAGAACCAGAGCTTTTTTGAAGGTTCAAGACGGTTGCGATTATAAATGTACCTATTGCACGATTCCATTGGCTAGAGGAATTTCTAGAAGTGACACCGTAGAAAACGTAGTGAAAAATGCCAAAGAAATTGCCGAAAAAGACATCAAAGAAATAGTTTTGACTGGTGTAAACATTGGCGACTACGGAAAAGGTGAATTTGGCAATAAAAAACACGAACATACTTTCCTAGATTTGGTGAAAGAACTCAATAAAGTAGAGGGAATTGAACGAATTAGAATTTCTTCCATAGAACCGAATTTACTAAAAGACGAAACCATAGATTTGGTGGCAGAAAGCAAGAGTTTTGTACCGCATTTTCATATTCCATTACAAAGTGGAAGCGATGATTTGCTCAAAAAAATGAAGCGAAGATACCTTACCAAATTGTACAGCGACAGAGTTTCTAAAATTAGAGAAGTAATGCCCGATGCTGCAATTGGCGTAGATGTAGTTGTAGGATTTCCGGGAGAAACAGAAGAGAAATTTTTAGAAACCTATAATTTTATTAACGAACTGCCGATTACGTATTTACACGTTTTCACGTATTCTGAAAGAGAAAATACCGAAGCCGTAGAAATGGAAGGTGTAGTGCCGATTGCGGAACGTAAAAAACGCAACAAAATGCTCAGAATTCTTTCTGAGAAAAAGAAAATGGCATTTTACCAAACACAATTAGGAAAAACCTTGCCTGTACTTTGGGAACACGAAGAAAAAGACGGAAAAATGTTTGGCTTCACCGAAAATTATGTGCGCGTTCAGAAACCTTTTGACGCGAGTTCTATCAACCAAATAGAAATGGTAAAACTGGATAAAATTCAACCAGACGGAACCGTTTCTATCTCTCCTATTTTTGAGGAGTTTTTGGCGAAAGTTTAG
- a CDS encoding cysteine dioxygenase, with translation MTKPLAQTLEDLKNVSADFNTVVEKLFEFRFEDYNQVFKINELDVPAKTYKRFPVFNNENAVAILMLWGAENKTAIHDHKNYEGKIKVLKGELTEVYYKETKDFIEYEGAGVAIEGISFAEEMGGIHSIVNNKPTLSVSLHIYKTNQLNLSGVRIFDLEHKKWAVLNDKAPSCTWNLPEEAFEKIYQL, from the coding sequence ATGACTAAACCCCTAGCCCAAACTTTAGAAGACTTAAAAAATGTCTCGGCAGACTTTAATACCGTTGTAGAAAAACTATTCGAATTCCGTTTCGAAGACTACAACCAAGTTTTCAAAATCAACGAACTAGATGTTCCTGCCAAAACGTATAAAAGATTCCCTGTTTTTAACAATGAAAACGCAGTAGCAATTCTCATGTTATGGGGCGCTGAAAATAAAACAGCGATTCACGACCACAAAAACTACGAGGGAAAAATAAAAGTCCTAAAAGGTGAATTAACAGAAGTGTATTACAAAGAAACCAAAGATTTTATAGAATATGAAGGCGCTGGTGTAGCGATAGAAGGCATTTCTTTTGCCGAAGAAATGGGCGGAATTCACAGCATTGTGAACAACAAACCTACGCTATCGGTAAGTTTACATATTTACAAAACCAACCAACTGAACCTAAGTGGAGTTAGAATTTTCGACTTAGAACATAAGAAATGGGCGGTTCTTAATGACAAAGCACCTTCTTGCACTTGGAATTTACCAGAAGAAGCTTTTGAAAAAATTTATCAACTATAA
- the glgP gene encoding alpha-glucan family phosphorylase, protein MDFKNYQMPYSINPNYSKKVAYFSMEFAIDQALKIYSGGLGFLAGSHMRSVYNLKQDTVGIGILWKFGYYDQARNHDQTLNPVWTKKMYSFLEDTGIKFQIDIHDAPVWVKVMYLNPETFKTAPIFLLSTDVPENDHVSKTICYRLYDANESTKLAQYILLGKGGAKLLDELNLEREVYHLNEAHGLPAAFYLLKKFGGDLEKVKERLVFTTHTPEEAGNEKHNVHTCHQMSYFSGLSLEEVKKIEGQDNDQFNHSLCALRMARIANGVSQLHGVVSNEMWGKYPGICEIKAITNAQDFKYWADKPLYNAREEREDEEFDFRKKHLKKRTFRIVADQCGKLFDSKVFTMVWARRFAGYKRADLLLQDKERFRKLLENKKYPVQIIFAGKPYPVDYAAISTFNNLVEESKNHKNMAVLTGYELSLSKSLKKGSDVWLNNPRVPREASGTSGMTASMNASVNLSTDDGWIPEFAKNGVNSFVVPKADYANMSVFDVDNYDMNQLYDILENQILPMYYERPDEWRQVVKNAMDDVKEQFNSDRMADEYYKIMYNN, encoded by the coding sequence ATGGATTTTAAAAATTATCAGATGCCTTATAGCATCAACCCGAATTACAGCAAGAAAGTTGCGTATTTTTCGATGGAATTTGCCATTGATCAAGCATTGAAAATATACAGTGGAGGTTTAGGATTTTTGGCAGGTTCTCACATGAGAAGTGTTTATAATCTGAAGCAAGACACTGTCGGAATCGGTATTTTGTGGAAATTTGGTTATTATGACCAAGCTAGAAATCACGATCAAACGCTTAATCCAGTTTGGACTAAGAAAATGTACAGCTTCTTGGAAGATACAGGAATTAAATTCCAAATTGACATTCACGATGCACCAGTTTGGGTAAAAGTAATGTACCTGAACCCAGAAACGTTTAAAACTGCACCTATCTTTTTACTTTCTACAGATGTGCCAGAAAATGACCACGTTTCTAAAACCATCTGCTACAGATTATATGATGCGAATGAATCTACAAAATTGGCTCAATACATCCTTCTAGGAAAAGGAGGAGCTAAACTTTTAGACGAATTAAACCTAGAAAGAGAAGTATATCACTTAAACGAAGCGCACGGTTTACCAGCAGCATTCTATTTGTTGAAAAAATTCGGTGGAGATTTAGAAAAAGTAAAAGAAAGATTGGTTTTCACTACGCACACTCCAGAAGAAGCAGGAAACGAAAAACACAATGTACACACTTGTCACCAAATGTCTTATTTCTCTGGCTTAAGCTTAGAAGAAGTAAAGAAAATTGAAGGACAAGATAACGACCAATTTAACCACTCATTGTGTGCTTTGAGAATGGCAAGAATTGCGAATGGAGTTTCTCAGTTACACGGTGTAGTTTCTAACGAAATGTGGGGTAAATATCCAGGAATTTGCGAAATTAAAGCCATTACCAATGCACAAGATTTCAAATATTGGGCAGATAAACCACTCTATAACGCAAGAGAAGAAAGAGAAGACGAAGAATTCGATTTCAGAAAAAAACATCTTAAAAAGAGAACTTTCAGAATTGTAGCAGACCAATGTGGTAAATTGTTTGATTCTAAAGTATTCACCATGGTTTGGGCAAGAAGATTTGCAGGATACAAAAGAGCAGATTTGTTGCTTCAAGATAAAGAAAGATTCAGAAAATTATTGGAAAACAAAAAATATCCAGTGCAAATTATCTTTGCAGGAAAGCCTTATCCAGTAGATTATGCAGCGATTTCTACTTTCAATAATTTGGTAGAAGAAAGTAAAAATCATAAAAACATGGCGGTTCTTACAGGTTATGAATTGTCATTAAGTAAATCTCTAAAAAAAGGTTCTGATGTTTGGTTAAACAACCCAAGAGTTCCTAGAGAAGCTTCTGGTACTTCTGGTATGACGGCTTCTATGAACGCTTCTGTAAACCTTTCTACAGATGATGGTTGGATTCCAGAATTTGCAAAAAATGGTGTGAACTCTTTTGTGGTTCCAAAAGCAGATTATGCGAATATGAGCGTTTTCGATGTAGACAATTATGATATGAACCAATTGTATGACATCTTAGAAAACCAAATCTTACCAATGTACTACGAAAGACCAGATGAATGGAGACAAGTAGTGAAAAATGCAATGGATGATGTAAAAGAGCAGTTCAATTCTGATAGAATGGCTGATGAATATTACAAAATTATGTATAATAATTAA
- a CDS encoding isoaspartyl peptidase/L-asparaginase family protein: MATRRKFLKNAGILSAILALNPLKAEEILPKNKKIRKPVVLSTWRFGIQANEEAWKVLSKGGKALDAVEKGVRLVEDDPNERSVGYGGRPDRDGRVTLDACIMDEKANIGSVASLEHIKNPISVARAVMEKTPHVMLVGDGALQFAVSQGFEKINLLTPESEKEWKDWLKTSEYKPVVNIENHDTIGMIALDEHGNLSGACTTSGMAFKMHGRVGDSPIIGAGLFVDNEVGAATATGHGEEVIRTCGSHLVVELMRQGKSPQQACEEAVKRIYKNFVNQNRNVKDTQIGFIAINKFGETGAFCLQKGFNYAVHTQENNVLIDAKSLI, from the coding sequence ATGGCTACCAGAAGAAAATTTTTGAAAAATGCAGGAATTTTATCTGCAATCTTGGCTTTGAATCCTTTAAAAGCCGAAGAAATTCTTCCAAAGAATAAAAAAATCAGAAAACCAGTCGTGCTTTCAACTTGGAGATTTGGTATTCAAGCCAATGAAGAAGCGTGGAAAGTCCTTTCAAAAGGAGGAAAAGCTTTGGATGCTGTAGAAAAAGGCGTAAGATTGGTAGAAGACGACCCGAATGAAAGAAGTGTAGGTTACGGAGGAAGACCAGACAGAGACGGAAGAGTTACGCTAGACGCTTGTATTATGGATGAAAAAGCGAATATTGGTTCGGTGGCGTCTTTAGAACATATCAAAAATCCAATTTCTGTAGCCAGAGCCGTGATGGAAAAAACGCCTCACGTCATGTTAGTTGGCGATGGAGCCTTGCAATTTGCGGTTTCTCAAGGTTTTGAAAAAATAAATTTGCTTACACCAGAATCTGAAAAAGAATGGAAAGATTGGCTCAAAACATCAGAATATAAACCTGTGGTAAATATAGAAAACCATGACACAATTGGTATGATTGCGCTTGATGAACACGGAAATCTTTCTGGAGCGTGCACAACTTCTGGAATGGCGTTTAAAATGCATGGTAGAGTGGGAGATTCACCAATAATTGGAGCGGGGCTTTTTGTAGATAATGAAGTGGGCGCTGCTACAGCAACTGGTCATGGTGAAGAAGTGATTAGAACTTGCGGTTCACATTTGGTGGTAGAACTAATGCGACAAGGAAAATCTCCTCAACAAGCGTGTGAAGAAGCAGTGAAGAGAATTTATAAGAATTTTGTGAATCAAAACCGTAATGTAAAAGACACTCAGATTGGTTTTATTGCCATCAATAAATTTGGTGAAACAGGTGCATTTTGTTTGCAAAAAGGCTTCAATTACGCGGTTCATACTCAAGAAAACAATGTTTTAATTGATGCCAAAAGTTTAATTTAA
- a CDS encoding copper homeostasis protein CutC produces MLEIACFNKESAVIAAKAGADRIEFCADFHLGGTTPDLEDFKNLKKEIDVPIYVMIRPRGGNFFYSDEGFSLMKHQLQNFYNAGADGFVFGILDQNDEVNEQQCKELIQFAKGKPCTFHRAFDRTKNLEKSLEMLINCGFSTVLTSGGKSNVEEGKEMLQKLVGISAGRIDILCGGGLRSSNLVEIKNFTHAKSFHSSAILEGEVADFHEITRLKSCF; encoded by the coding sequence ATGTTAGAAATAGCTTGTTTTAATAAAGAATCTGCTGTTATCGCAGCAAAAGCTGGAGCGGATAGAATAGAGTTTTGTGCAGATTTTCATTTGGGCGGAACCACTCCTGATTTAGAAGATTTCAAAAATTTAAAAAAGGAAATAGATGTACCTATTTACGTGATGATTCGTCCGAGAGGTGGAAATTTTTTCTATTCAGATGAAGGCTTCAGTTTGATGAAACACCAATTGCAAAATTTTTATAACGCTGGAGCAGATGGTTTTGTTTTTGGAATTTTAGACCAAAATGATGAGGTAAACGAACAGCAATGCAAGGAACTTATCCAGTTTGCAAAAGGAAAACCATGTACTTTTCATCGAGCTTTTGATAGAACCAAGAATCTAGAAAAATCATTAGAAATGCTTATCAATTGTGGTTTTTCTACCGTTTTGACGTCTGGTGGAAAATCTAATGTAGAAGAAGGCAAAGAAATGCTCCAAAAATTAGTGGGAATTTCAGCGGGAAGAATAGACATTTTATGCGGAGGTGGTTTGCGTTCTTCTAACCTTGTTGAGATTAAAAATTTCACTCATGCCAAGAGCTTTCATTCGTCTGCAATTCTAGAAGGAGAAGTTGCCGATTTTCACGAAATAACAAGACTAAAATCATGTTTTTAG
- the glk gene encoding glucokinase — protein sequence MKFPLYLPQIENPANNNLSILAADVGGTKTNIAQFVSQNGKMVLQLEETYTTNHHNSLTEIILDFIKKNNFEKPDRISIGAAGPVVNGTCHTTNIKFKIDVTELSRDLQIDKVYLINDLEATAFGMTEMDDEFMVTMRNGNPSIGGHIAILAPGTGLGEACLFWDGKYLRPMPSEGGHSEFAPRTDVEFELVKFLQKTYGEIIVWERLVSGPAIYKIYEFLRDVKGYEEQAWLTQKLAEAKDKSAVISETAMSGLCTTCVLAMEMLVDFMARRANNMVLNYKATGGLILAGGIPPRIYNFINKDKIEESFLKCDEMEPLLAGIPIYLNLNSKTALYGAAYYGAFSE from the coding sequence ATGAAATTTCCGCTTTATTTACCACAAATCGAAAATCCAGCAAACAATAACCTTTCAATTCTAGCAGCAGATGTAGGTGGAACCAAAACCAATATTGCACAATTTGTTTCGCAAAATGGCAAAATGGTTCTTCAGTTAGAAGAAACGTATACCACCAATCATCATAATTCTTTGACCGAAATTATTCTTGATTTTATAAAAAAAAATAATTTTGAGAAGCCAGATAGAATTTCTATTGGTGCTGCAGGTCCTGTAGTAAACGGAACTTGTCACACCACGAATATAAAATTTAAAATAGATGTAACAGAACTCAGTAGAGACCTACAAATAGATAAAGTCTATCTTATTAATGATTTAGAAGCTACGGCTTTTGGAATGACAGAGATGGATGATGAATTTATGGTGACCATGAGAAACGGAAATCCTTCTATCGGTGGTCATATTGCTATTTTGGCTCCAGGAACAGGTTTAGGTGAAGCTTGTCTTTTCTGGGACGGAAAATATTTAAGACCAATGCCTTCTGAAGGAGGCCACAGTGAATTTGCGCCGAGAACAGATGTAGAATTTGAATTGGTGAAATTTTTACAAAAAACCTACGGCGAAATCATCGTTTGGGAAAGATTGGTTTCTGGACCAGCTATTTACAAAATCTACGAATTTTTGAGAGATGTAAAAGGCTACGAAGAACAAGCTTGGCTTACCCAGAAATTAGCAGAAGCTAAAGATAAATCTGCCGTAATCAGTGAAACTGCAATGTCTGGATTATGTACCACTTGCGTTTTGGCTATGGAAATGCTGGTAGATTTTATGGCGAGAAGAGCCAATAATATGGTGCTGAATTATAAAGCAACCGGTGGATTAATTTTAGCAGGTGGAATTCCGCCAAGAATTTATAACTTTATCAACAAAGATAAAATAGAAGAAAGCTTCTTAAAATGTGACGAAATGGAACCGCTTTTAGCTGGAATTCCTATTTACTTAAACCTAAATAGCAAAACAGCATTATATGGAGCGGCATATTATGGAGCTTTTTCTGAATAA
- a CDS encoding S9 family peptidase, with amino-acid sequence MKKLFLTLGFLGMMHFGFAQEITLEKIYSGYYRGKNIAGIASLKNGENYAVIERGGIAKYSYKTTEKVGNIVDGSFESYIFSDDESKILLQKESEPIYRHSFLGKFDVKDLTSGKIISLNNGNFVQEPKFSPNGKLVAYISDNNLFYQDLESGKITQITNDGKKNSVINGLGDWVYEEEFGHADFYQWNKGSDAIIFVRFDESQVPEMNMQMYNKSLYPTDYRFKYPKAGEKNSEVSAHLYQVNSGKTIHLDLAGFENYYIPQVFSTAKNDEVAIATSNRHQNKVEILKINTASGTVSKLLTETDQAWIDTDNLTLEFLEDNSFLWASERSGFRHLYWYDAKGKLNKQVTKGNWEITDYYGFNPKTKEVFLQTTEKGSINKVVSKFNISSGKSVLLSQAEGNNRADFSKNFQYFIETNSTAKKPFTYTLKDGNGKFVKELQNNDALLSKLNADNLVTKEFMMIPNEAGDQMNAYIMKPKDFDPNKKYPLFMFQYSGPGSQQVSNSWDGGNGLWFNHLVQKGYIVVCVDGRGTGYRGTKYKKVTYKNLGKYEIEDQIAAAKWLGNQSYIDKSRIGIFGWSYGGYMASLAMTKGADVFKAGIAVAPVTNWRYYDSIYTERFLQTPQENPEGYDQNSPTTFAKLLKGKFLLIHGTADDNVHFQNSMEFSEALIQNNKQFEFMAYPDKNHGIYGGQTRPQLYKKMTDFILENL; translated from the coding sequence ATGAAGAAATTGTTTTTAACATTAGGTTTCTTGGGAATGATGCATTTTGGCTTTGCTCAAGAGATTACTCTAGAAAAAATCTATTCGGGTTACTACCGCGGCAAAAACATTGCAGGAATCGCTTCTCTTAAAAATGGAGAAAACTATGCCGTAATCGAAAGAGGCGGTATTGCAAAATATTCTTACAAAACCACTGAAAAAGTAGGCAATATTGTAGACGGAAGTTTTGAGAGTTATATTTTTTCTGATGATGAATCAAAAATTCTTTTGCAAAAAGAATCTGAGCCTATTTATAGACATTCATTTTTAGGGAAATTTGATGTTAAAGACCTTACTTCAGGAAAAATAATCAGTCTGAACAACGGAAATTTCGTTCAAGAGCCTAAATTTTCGCCAAATGGAAAATTAGTGGCTTATATTTCAGACAATAATTTATTTTATCAAGATTTAGAATCTGGAAAAATTACCCAAATTACCAATGATGGTAAGAAAAATTCAGTGATTAATGGATTGGGAGATTGGGTTTATGAAGAAGAATTCGGGCATGCAGATTTCTATCAGTGGAACAAAGGAAGTGACGCCATCATTTTTGTAAGATTTGATGAATCGCAAGTTCCAGAGATGAACATGCAGATGTATAATAAATCGCTTTATCCTACAGATTATCGTTTTAAATATCCAAAAGCTGGAGAGAAAAACTCAGAAGTTTCTGCGCATTTATATCAGGTAAATTCTGGTAAAACCATCCATTTAGATTTGGCAGGTTTCGAGAACTATTACATTCCTCAAGTTTTCAGTACTGCTAAAAATGATGAGGTAGCGATTGCCACTTCCAACAGACATCAGAATAAAGTAGAGATTTTAAAAATTAATACTGCTTCTGGAACCGTTTCTAAATTATTAACCGAAACAGACCAAGCTTGGATTGACACCGATAATCTTACGTTAGAATTTTTAGAAGATAATTCATTTTTATGGGCTTCAGAGAGAAGTGGTTTCAGACATCTGTATTGGTATGATGCGAAAGGAAAACTGAACAAACAAGTAACCAAAGGAAACTGGGAAATCACTGATTATTATGGTTTTAACCCAAAAACGAAAGAAGTTTTCTTACAAACAACCGAGAAAGGAAGCATCAATAAAGTGGTTTCTAAATTTAATATTTCATCAGGGAAATCTGTATTGCTTTCTCAAGCGGAAGGAAATAACAGAGCAGATTTTTCTAAAAATTTCCAATATTTTATTGAGACCAATTCTACTGCTAAAAAACCATTTACCTATACTTTAAAAGATGGAAACGGGAAATTTGTGAAAGAATTGCAGAATAATGATGCACTTTTAAGCAAATTAAATGCGGATAATTTGGTAACCAAAGAATTTATGATGATTCCGAATGAAGCAGGAGACCAAATGAATGCTTACATCATGAAACCGAAGGATTTTGACCCAAATAAAAAATATCCACTTTTCATGTTCCAATATTCAGGGCCAGGTTCTCAGCAAGTTTCTAATTCTTGGGATGGTGGAAACGGACTTTGGTTCAATCATTTGGTGCAGAAAGGATATATCGTAGTTTGTGTAGACGGTCGCGGAACAGGTTATAGAGGAACAAAATACAAAAAAGTAACCTATAAAAATCTAGGAAAATACGAAATAGAAGACCAAATTGCCGCTGCAAAATGGTTAGGAAATCAATCTTATATTGACAAGTCTAGAATTGGTATTTTCGGGTGGAGTTATGGTGGTTATATGGCAAGCTTAGCCATGACAAAAGGTGCTGATGTTTTCAAAGCAGGAATTGCAGTAGCGCCAGTTACCAATTGGAGATATTATGACAGCATTTACACCGAAAGATTCTTGCAAACGCCACAAGAAAATCCTGAAGGTTACGACCAGAATTCGCCTACAACTTTTGCGAAATTACTAAAAGGCAAATTCCTTTTGATTCACGGAACAGCTGATGACAACGTACATTTCCAAAATTCTATGGAATTTTCTGAAGCATTAATTCAAAACAATAAACAGTTTGAATTTATGGCATATCCAGACAAAAATCACGGAATTTATGGCGGACAAACAAGACCTCAATTGTATAAAAAAATGACTGATTTTATTTTGGAGAATTTGTAA
- a CDS encoding type II toxin-antitoxin system RelE/ParE family toxin, translated as MNYKIRISSLAKSHIKEAVTYYKKEASLKVAQNFVKDYEQTLQKIKQNPFFQRYYKNFRGLPLKKYPFIIFYQVDENRKLISINAVFQGNQDIDKRP; from the coding sequence ATGAACTATAAAATTAGGATTTCGTCTTTAGCAAAATCTCATATTAAAGAAGCGGTTACATATTACAAAAAAGAAGCTTCTCTAAAAGTTGCACAAAATTTTGTTAAAGATTATGAGCAAACACTACAAAAAATCAAGCAAAATCCTTTTTTTCAACGGTATTACAAAAATTTCAGAGGTTTACCTCTTAAAAAATATCCGTTTATCATTTTCTATCAAGTTGATGAAAATAGAAAATTAATTAGTATAAATGCTGTTTTCCAAGGAAACCAAGACATTGATAAACGCCCATAA
- a CDS encoding DUF2281 domain-containing protein: MEITIKDLEKNLKTLPKELLGNVNDYIDFLKEKYISKESKSSSKEETFKLTENQKKILDSQENLDDSEFQDHDEFLAELKKEYEL; this comes from the coding sequence ATGGAAATCACAATAAAAGATTTAGAAAAAAATCTAAAGACACTTCCCAAAGAACTTTTAGGGAATGTGAATGACTATATTGATTTCTTGAAGGAGAAATACATTTCCAAAGAAAGTAAGAGTTCATCAAAAGAAGAAACGTTCAAACTCACTGAAAATCAGAAAAAAATATTAGACAGTCAAGAAAATTTAGATGATTCTGAATTTCAAGACCATGATGAATTTTTAGCTGAATTAAAGAAAGAATATGAACTATAA